ATCCGCAGCAGCGCCTGCTGCTGGAGACGTCGTGGGAGGCCTTCGAGCGCGCCGGCATCGTCCCCGCCGACGTGCGCGGGGCGGAGGTCGGCGTCTTCTCCGGGGTGAGCTCCACCGAGTACGGGTGGCGTTTCCTGGAGGCGGGCCAGAGCGAGCTGGAGGGCTACCTGCTGTACGGCAGCTCGCTGAGCGTCGCGTCCGGCCGGGTGGCGTACGAGCTGGGGCTGACCGGGCCGGCCGTGTCCCTGGACACGGCGTGCTCGTCCTCGCTGGTGGCCCTGCACATGGCGGTGCAGTCACTGCGTGCGGGGGAGTGCTCGCTCGCGCTGGCCGGCGGGGCGCTGGTGATGTCGACGCCCGCGGCCTTCGTGGAGTTCGCCCGCCAGGGCGCACTGTCGGCCGACGGCCGGTGCAAGGCCTTCGCGGACGGGGCCGACGGGACCGGCTGGGCCGAGGGCGTGGGCGTGCTGCTCCTGGAGCGGCTGTCCGACGCCCGCCGCAACGGCCACCCGGTGCTCGCCGTCGTCCGCGGTTCCGCGGTGAACCAGGACGGGGCCAGCAACGGGCTGACCGCTCCCAACGGCCGCGCCCAGGAGAAGGTGATCCGGCGGGCACTGGCGAACGCGGGGGTCAAGTCCTCCGAGGTGGACCTCGTCGAAGCCCACGGCACCGGAACCAAGCTGGGCGATCCCATCGAGGCGGACGCCCTGCTGGCGACCTACGGGAAGGACCGGGCCGAGGGCAGGCCGCTCTTCCTGGGATCCCTGAAGTCGAACATGGGTCACGCCCAGGCCGCCGCCGGGGTCGGCGGGGTCATCAAGGCCGTGATGGCCATGCGCCACGGGTACCTGCCGAAGACCCTGCACGTGGACGCGCCCTCGCGGCACGTCGACTGGTCCTCCGGCGGGGTCGAACTGCTGGCCGAGGGCCGTGAGTGGACCCGGGCGGACGGTCCGCGCCGGGCCGGGGTGTCCTCGTTCGGCGTCAGCGGCACCAACGCGCACGTGATCCTGGAAGAGGCTCCGCAGCAGGAGCAGGCGGACGAGCGGGCTCCGGTCCCGGGCGTCGTCGGCGGGCTGGTGCCCTGGGTGGTGTCGGCCAAGAGCGCGGCCGCCGTGCAGGGCCAGGCGGGCAGGCTGCGCGACTTCCTCGCTGCGGATCCGCAGGCGGACGTCGCCGGCATCGGCGCGTCGCTGCTGTCGAGCCGGTCGCGGTTCGACCACCGTGCGGTCGTGCTGGGCGGCGGTCGCGACGAGCTCCTGAGCGCGCTGACGGCGCTGGGCGAGGGCGCGGAGTCCCCCGCGGTGGTGCGCGGCGCGGCCGGGAAACTCGGCGGTGTCGCCTTCATGTTCCCCGGGCAGGGGTCGCAGTGGGTCGGCATGGGCCGCCGGCTGTACGACACCTTCCCGGTGTTCGCACAGAGCCTCGACGCCTGCGCGGCCGCACTGTCCGAGTGGGTGGACTGGTCGCTGCTCGACGTGGTGCGCGGGGTGGAGGGGGCGCCGTCGCTGGACCGGGTGGACGTGGTCCAGCCGGCGCTGTTCTCGGTGATGGTGTCCCTGGCCGGCCTGTGGCGCTCCTGGGGTGTGGAACCGGCCGCGGTGGTCGGACACAGCCAGGGCGAGATCGCCGCCGCCTACGTCTGCGGTGCGCTGTCGCTGAGGGACGCCACCAAGATCGTGGCGCTCCGCAGCCTGGCCCTGCTGGACCTGATCGGTCACGGCGGGATGGCATCGGTCGCGGAGTCCGCGGAGGTCGTGGCGGAACGTCTCGCTCCGTGGGGCGACCAGCTGAGCATCGCCGTCGTCAACGGACCCCGCTCGGTCGTGGTGTCCGGGGAGCCGGACGCGCTCGACGAGTTCGTCGAGAAGATGAAGGCCGACGGCGCCCAGGCCCGGAGGATCTCGGTCGACTACGCCTCGCACTCCCACCACGTGACCCGGGTCCGCGAGCAGGTGATCGGCCCGCTGTCCGACGTGAGCCCGAAGACGTCGACGCTGCCCTTCTACTCGACCCTCCACGGCGAGGTCATCGACACCGCACGGCTGGACGCCGGCTACTGGTACGACAACCTGCGCGAGAAGGTCCTCTTCGAAACCTCCGTCCAGCGGCTGGCCGAGGACGGTTTCCGGGTGTTCGTCGAGATGAGCCCGCACCCCGTCCTGACCGTCCCGGTGCAGGAGATCGTCGAGGACGTGGACGATGCGCTGGTCCTGTCCTCCTCGCGGCGGGACCGGGACGAGGTGGAGGCCGTGGTCGGCTCGCTGGCCCAGCTCCACGTCCGGGGCGGATCGGTGGACTGGGACGCCCTGTTCGGGACGCGCGAGCGGGTGGACCTCCCGACGTACGCGTTCCAGCGGCAGCGGTACTGGCTGAACTCCTCGCAGACGGCGGTGGCGGCGGAGGTGCCCTCGACCGATGCTCCGGCAGGCGACGACCAGCTCGTGCCCCTGCCGGACCGGCTCGCCGCCCTCTCCGACGACGACGCGAAGGCACTCGTGCTCGAGCACGTCCTCGAGAAGGTCGCCGTCGTGCTCGGACACCCCTCCAGCGCGTCGCTCGACCCCGACCAGGAGTTCAAGGAGATCGGGTTCGACTCGCTGCTGTCGGTGGAGCTGAGCAAGCGCCTGACCGCATCGACCGGACTCAAGCTGAGGGCGAACCTGGTCCTGAAGTTCCCGTCACCGAGGCGGATCGCCGAGCACGTCACGTCCTCGATGGCCGCGTAGGAATGTCCCGCCGGCGGGACACCGCAAGCTCCACAGCGGTTCGTCCCGGCCGGCACCAAGTTGTCTTGAACGGCTGACCCACTTCCCTGAAGGTGGGGGTGATCTGTGAAGGTCTCCGATTCCCGGGCCTGTTTTTGCTGAGGGGTTGATCTGTGTGCGTTCGTTCGGTGCGTCGTCTGCGCATAAAGGCATGTGGCGGGCGCAGGAAATGGCTCCCGACACGCCGAACCATGCGCTGACCATGTGGGATGTGGACGGTGAGCTGGACACGGCCGTCATCGAATCCGCATTCCTGCACGTGATGGGCGAGGCGGAGGTGCTGCGCGTCAACTTCGTCGACGACGGCAGCGGACTGCGCCTCGTACCCCGGGAACTGGGGGACTGGCGGCCGTTCTTCCTGGACCTCAGTGCCGCGGCCGATCCCGAGCAGGCGGCGCGCGAAGCGCTGGCGGACATGGTGCGCCAGCCCTTCGACCTGTCGAAGGACCTGCTGTTCCGACTGGGCGTGGTCAAGCTCGCCGAGGCCCGCTCCCTCCTGGTGATCGCCTACCACCACCTCATCTCGGACGGGTTCGGCGCGGGCGGCCTGCTCTCGAAGCGCCTCGCCGAGGTCTACACGGCGTTGCTGCGGGGCGAGGACGTACCGGAGCTGGCGCACCCGTGGGACGCCGAGTCCTTCGCGGCCGAGGCGACGGAGTACCTCGCCTCCCAGAAGTTCACCGAGGACACGGAGTTCTGGCGCGACTACCTGAAGGATGCGCCGGCGCCCGCGCAGGTTCCGCGGGTCGCCCTGTCCGACTCGCTGCGGGCCGCGCTCTCCCAGCCGATGAGCAGCGCCGACCGCTGGTCGGAGGTGGCCGAAACCATCGGCATGGTGAGCCGGACGCTGACCGTTCCGCGCGCCGAGGCCGACGTGTGGACCGAGACCGCGACGTCCATGGGCGTGTGGATGTCGCAGATGCTCACCGCGGCCGCGGCGGTGTTCTTCCGGCACCGCTGCGACCGTCCGGAGTTCCTCCTCTCGCTGGCCGTGGGCAACCGCGTCGGCGTGGCGAGCAGGACGCCCGGCCTGGCCGTGAACGTGGTGCCGGTGCGCGTGGCCGTTCCGCTCGGCGCGACCTTCGCCGAGATCGCCGACGCGATGGTCGACGAGACGTACGAGCTCTTCGGCCACACCGCCTGCCACTACTCGGACATCCAGCGCGCGAGCGGAACCGTCCTGAGCGGCCGCGGCAGTTTCGGCGCCGTCATGAACGTCGTCGAGTTCGTGGAGCAGCTCCACTTCGGCGACAGCCCGGCGCGCTACTCCGGCGCGACGACCGGCACCTTCGAGGAACTGTCGATCGGCGTCTACACCGACGGCAGCGCCGACAGCGACCTCTACATCCGGCTCGACGCCCCCGCGAGCCTGTACCACCGCGCCGAGCTGCGCTTCCTCGGCGAGGAGCTGATCGCGCACATCCGTGCCGTGGTGGCCGCCGGTACGCAGCCGATCGGCGCGCTGGACGTGGTCAGCGGTGTCGAGCGCGACGGCGTCCTGACCGCACCGAACGACACGGACGCGCCGCTGCCGGGGCTGACGGTTCCGGAGCTGTTCGCCCGGCAGGTGGAGCGGGACCCGTACGCCGTCGCGATGCTGTCCGGCGACTCGGAGGTCTCGTACCGGGAGCTGGACGAGCGCTCGAGCCGTCTGGCCGAGGCGCTGCGACGCCGCGACGTCGGCCCTGAGACGGTCGTCGCCGTGGCGATGCCCCGATCGGTGGACCTCGCCGTCGCCCTGCTGGGCGTGGTGAAGGCGGGCGGAGCCTACCTGCCGATCGACCCGGCGCTCCCGGCGGAGCAGATCACGTCGCAGGTCGCCGGCTCTTCGGCGCGCGCCCTGCTGACCGATGCGGCGACCGCCGGAGCAGTCTCGTCCGGCCTGGACGTTCCGGCGGTCGTCTTCGACGACATCCCCCCGGACAGCGCCGCCGACGAGAACGACGGTGCGCCGGAGGCTGCGGCCCCCTCGCACCAGGACGGCCTGCTGGCCGTGATGCACGGCTCCGCAACGACCGGCGCGGCCACCGCAGTCGCCGTGACGCACCGGAACATGGAGCGGTTCGTCAAGGACCGCCACTGCAAGGAGGCCGGCCACGGCACCGTGCTGTGGCACGCGCCGCACACCGCCGACGCGCTCGCCCTCGAACTGTGGGTGCCCCTGCTGAACGGCGGCCGCGTGGTCGTGGCTCCCGCGGGAGAGCTCGACATCGACGCGCTGACCGCTGTGCGGGCGGCGCACGAGATCTCCACGGTGTGGCTGCCCGCGAGCCTGTTCTCGGCGATCGCGGCAGAACGCCCCGAGAGCTTCGCCGGGCTGCGCGAGGTGTGGACCGGTGGCGACCGCGTGTCCACGGCCGCGCTGCGCCGGGTCCGCGAGGCCTGCCCCGAGCTGACGATCGTCACCGGCCACGGGCTGACGGAAACGACCGTCTTCGCCGCGTGCCAGCGCCTGGCTGCCGACGAACCGGTGCGCCTCGCGTCCGCGGTCGGCCGCCCGATGGACAACACCGCCCTCTACGTGCTGGGTCCGGGGCTGGCGCCGGTCCCCGTCGGCGTGACCGGAGAGCTGTACGTGGCGGGCCCCGGCGTGGCCCGTGGGTACGCCGGGCAGCCCGGGCCGACCGCGGAGCGGTTCGTTCCCTGCCCGTTCGGTCCGGCCGGCGGGCTCATGTACCGGACCGGGGACCGGGTGCGCTGGGGCACCGGCGGCCGGCTCGAGTACGTGGCCCGGGCCGACGCCCAGGTCGATGTACGTGGCGTTCGAGTCGAGTTGGCCGAGGTCGAAGAGGTGCTGTCCGAGCACAGCGGCCTTGCACAGTCGGTCGTGGTCGTCAAGGAGGACGGTTCCGGGCAGCAGCGGCTGGTGGCCTACGTGGTCCCGGTCCGCGGCCAGGCCGTTTCGGGCGAGGAGCTGCGCCGGTTCGCCGCGGGGTGGCTGCCGGAGTCCATGGTGCCGTCGGTGTTCACGGTGCTGGAACGCCTGCCGGTGACGGTCAACGGGACGGTGGACCGGGCGTCGCTGCCGGAGCCCGAGTTCGACGCGAAGTACCGCGCACCGCGCAACGAGACCGAGCGGGTTCTGGCCGCGGCGTTCGCCGACGTGCTCGAGCTGGACCGGGTGGGCATCGACGAGGACTTCTTCGACCTCGGTGGCAACTCGCTGCGGGCGATCAGGCTGGTCGGCCTGATCCGGGCGGAGCTGAACCAGGAGGTGTCGATCCGCAGGCTGTTCGCGGCGCGCACCATCACCGGTCTGTCGGACATGTGGAAGGACCTCGCCCAGTCCAGCCGGCCGACTCTGCGCAGGAGGACGAGGGAAGGCGCCGTTCTCTGACCGCACCGTCACGCCGAAGCGCCCGCGGCCCCCTGACCATCAGGGGGCCGCGGGCGTTCGTGCTGCCTGCCTTCGAGCGGGGCTCGAGCGGGCCGCCACCGGCCTCCGGTGAACTTCCGACGGGTTCTCAGCTCGTGCTGGATCGAACCGTGTGAGTGGTTCCGCACGGCGTTCCGTGGCTGAAGCCGGTGGGGTGGCGCAAAACCATCGCCGTTAAGAAAACCGCACGAGCGGTTTGTTATTGTCCTTGAGTCCTGACTGTTGCTCTGCCGATCCGATGGGAGTCCACTCGCCGTGGCCACCTTCCTTTACAAACTCGGCCGCCTGGCCTTCCGGCGCCGATGGCTGCTGGTCGTCCTGTGGGTGCTGATCTTCGGCGGCGTCGGAGTCGCGGCGTCCTCCGCACCCCCGCCCCCCGCCGACACCTTCTCCATGCCGGGCACCGAGTCGCAGAAGGCGTTCGACCTGCTCAAGGAGAAGTTCCCCGCGGCCAGCGCCACCGGCGCCAGCGCCCGGGTCGTCATCCGCGCCCCCCAGGGCGCCAAGATCTCCGACAACGGCCCCAAGGCCGGCGTCACCGAGCTGCTCGGGAACCTGTCCAAGGCCCCCGAGGTCATCGGCGCGACCGACCCCTACCAGGCCGACACCATCAGCAAGGACGGCACCACCGCCTACGCCGTGGTGACCTACAAGGTCCCCGGCCCCGAGGTGAGCGACGAGGCCCACGACGCCTTCGACGAGATCACCGAGAAGGCCCGGACCGGCGGACTGACCGTCGAGGCCGGCGGTGACGCCGTCAAGATCAAGGCCGAGATGGGCGGTTCCGGCGAAGGCATCGGCATCCTGGTCTCCGCCATAGTCCTGCTGCTGACCTTCGGCTCGATGATCGCGGCCGGCATGCCGCTCCTGACCGCCACCATCGGCGTCTCCATCGGCATCTCCGGCATCACCGCGCTCGGCAGCACCTTCGGGCTCTCCGCCACCACCTCGACCCTGGCGATGATGCTCGGCCTCGCCGTCGGCATCGACTACGCGCTGTTCATCGTCTCCCGCTACCGCTCGGAGATGGCGGAGGGCCGCGACCGCGAGGAGGCCGCCGGACGCGCCGTCGGCACGGCCGGCTCGGCCGTCGTCTTCGCCGGCCTCACGGTCATCATCGCGCTGGCCGGCCTGTCCGTCGTGAACGTCCCGCTGCTCACCAAGATGGGCCTGGCCGCCTCCGGCACGGTCGCCGTCGCCGTC
The window above is part of the Streptomyces sp. NBC_01296 genome. Proteins encoded here:
- a CDS encoding type I polyketide synthase, giving the protein MTNSADQTAEGGDRVQRALRALLEERDRLRQENDSLKAGRGEPIAVVSMACRYPGGVSSPEELWDVIRSGRDVVDAFPTDRGWRDVYDPDPDTVGSAYVRQGGFLADVAGFDADFFGISPREVLATDPQQRLLLETSWEAFERAGIVPADVRGAEVGVFSGVSSTEYGWRFLEAGQSELEGYLLYGSSLSVASGRVAYELGLTGPAVSLDTACSSSLVALHMAVQSLRAGECSLALAGGALVMSTPAAFVEFARQGALSADGRCKAFADGADGTGWAEGVGVLLLERLSDARRNGHPVLAVVRGSAVNQDGASNGLTAPNGRAQEKVIRRALANAGVKSSEVDLVEAHGTGTKLGDPIEADALLATYGKDRAEGRPLFLGSLKSNMGHAQAAAGVGGVIKAVMAMRHGYLPKTLHVDAPSRHVDWSSGGVELLAEGREWTRADGPRRAGVSSFGVSGTNAHVILEEAPQQEQADERAPVPGVVGGLVPWVVSAKSAAAVQGQAGRLRDFLAADPQADVAGIGASLLSSRSRFDHRAVVLGGGRDELLSALTALGEGAESPAVVRGAAGKLGGVAFMFPGQGSQWVGMGRRLYDTFPVFAQSLDACAAALSEWVDWSLLDVVRGVEGAPSLDRVDVVQPALFSVMVSLAGLWRSWGVEPAAVVGHSQGEIAAAYVCGALSLRDATKIVALRSLALLDLIGHGGMASVAESAEVVAERLAPWGDQLSIAVVNGPRSVVVSGEPDALDEFVEKMKADGAQARRISVDYASHSHHVTRVREQVIGPLSDVSPKTSTLPFYSTLHGEVIDTARLDAGYWYDNLREKVLFETSVQRLAEDGFRVFVEMSPHPVLTVPVQEIVEDVDDALVLSSSRRDRDEVEAVVGSLAQLHVRGGSVDWDALFGTRERVDLPTYAFQRQRYWLNSSQTAVAAEVPSTDAPAGDDQLVPLPDRLAALSDDDAKALVLEHVLEKVAVVLGHPSSASLDPDQEFKEIGFDSLLSVELSKRLTASTGLKLRANLVLKFPSPRRIAEHVTSSMAA
- a CDS encoding non-ribosomal peptide synthetase, giving the protein MRSFGASSAHKGMWRAQEMAPDTPNHALTMWDVDGELDTAVIESAFLHVMGEAEVLRVNFVDDGSGLRLVPRELGDWRPFFLDLSAAADPEQAAREALADMVRQPFDLSKDLLFRLGVVKLAEARSLLVIAYHHLISDGFGAGGLLSKRLAEVYTALLRGEDVPELAHPWDAESFAAEATEYLASQKFTEDTEFWRDYLKDAPAPAQVPRVALSDSLRAALSQPMSSADRWSEVAETIGMVSRTLTVPRAEADVWTETATSMGVWMSQMLTAAAAVFFRHRCDRPEFLLSLAVGNRVGVASRTPGLAVNVVPVRVAVPLGATFAEIADAMVDETYELFGHTACHYSDIQRASGTVLSGRGSFGAVMNVVEFVEQLHFGDSPARYSGATTGTFEELSIGVYTDGSADSDLYIRLDAPASLYHRAELRFLGEELIAHIRAVVAAGTQPIGALDVVSGVERDGVLTAPNDTDAPLPGLTVPELFARQVERDPYAVAMLSGDSEVSYRELDERSSRLAEALRRRDVGPETVVAVAMPRSVDLAVALLGVVKAGGAYLPIDPALPAEQITSQVAGSSARALLTDAATAGAVSSGLDVPAVVFDDIPPDSAADENDGAPEAAAPSHQDGLLAVMHGSATTGAATAVAVTHRNMERFVKDRHCKEAGHGTVLWHAPHTADALALELWVPLLNGGRVVVAPAGELDIDALTAVRAAHEISTVWLPASLFSAIAAERPESFAGLREVWTGGDRVSTAALRRVREACPELTIVTGHGLTETTVFAACQRLAADEPVRLASAVGRPMDNTALYVLGPGLAPVPVGVTGELYVAGPGVARGYAGQPGPTAERFVPCPFGPAGGLMYRTGDRVRWGTGGRLEYVARADAQVDVRGVRVELAEVEEVLSEHSGLAQSVVVVKEDGSGQQRLVAYVVPVRGQAVSGEELRRFAAGWLPESMVPSVFTVLERLPVTVNGTVDRASLPEPEFDAKYRAPRNETERVLAAAFADVLELDRVGIDEDFFDLGGNSLRAIRLVGLIRAELNQEVSIRRLFAARTITGLSDMWKDLAQSSRPTLRRRTREGAVL